One genomic window of Funiculus sociatus GB2-C1 includes the following:
- a CDS encoding ATP-binding protein, protein MGEVSTLSENLFVGGSEMGALMRSRDWSQTPLGAVETWPQSLRTIVPLVLNSRFPMVIWWGKELVLLYNDAWQPILGTKHPKALGRPGQEVWLEIWDIIGVQLESVLETAQATWSDDMLLLVDRYGYTEEAFFTYSYSPIFLETGEVGGAFTAVTETTRRVIGERRLRTLRELAASTGEAKSVEETCRMACATLANNPYDISFGLLYLVEQEGQQARLVGTVRINAGTPAGPKLVNLATEGDCWKFAQVKKTGDAEIIDELITRFGMLSGGAWDEPSKQAIVLPIAMAGQKQLLAGFLVLGISPRRAFDDEYRSFFDLVASNIATEIANAQAYEAERKRAEALAELDRAKTTFFSNVSHEFRTPLTLMLSPLEETIANLNGTIPPQEREQLLLVQRNGMRLLKLVNSLLDFSRIEAGRVQAAFEPVDLPTYTAELASTFRSLIERAGMSLIVDCPPLPEAIYIDREMWEKIVLNLLSNAFKFTLSGSITVRLQWVDSHVKLSVADTGVGIPPEELPHLFERFHRVKNSQGRSFEGSGIGLSLVQELVKLHGGAIAVSSTFGQGSCFTVTIPAGTAHLPPERIGADRTLASTALGAIPYVEEAQRWLPENGDFRLPILDFELDNNPTNLNLAPANRAAQSKILLADDNADMRDYIRRLLSGSYTVQTVADGVAALTAIENNPPDLVLSDVMMPGMDGFELLRSLRSNPATQDIPIILLSARAGEESRVEGLEAGANDYLIKPFSARELLVKVEASLKLARLRQEATVRERTLLERVTDAFMALDLDFRFTYANVAAQRVSRTPLEALLGKTMWEAFPATIGNQFEFQYRRALSEQVAVEFEEYYPPFDLWVEVHAYPSPTGLSVFFRDINDRKKVEQERERFLALGSDLQVITGINGYFHWVSPTFERILGWTSDEMTSRPWAEFVHPEDLSASVSEADSLFSGNETFTFENRYRHKDGSYRWLLWNAQSYPEEQVVYGAAVDITDRKQAEATLRESEARLRFMLDASQIGDWDLDLTTQPYTAHRSLRHDQIFGYESLLPEWSYDIFLTHVHPDDRASVNEKFQETLSANTNWNFECRIIHADQSVYWIWVRSSVYCDSSGTPTRLLGIVMDITDRKRAEAALRETEEQSRNILESIGEAFFALDENWRFTYVNQFAEKLVDRIPGDLIGKNLWEEYPGLIGNEFEPIYWSAMRDRVPASLTAFYPDHDRWYEVRSYPAAQGITVYFKNVTDQIQAEAALRQSEERYRTLFESIDEGFCIIEVLFDANDTPIDYRFLEINPVFEQQTALQQAVGKTMRQLVPDIEDHWIKIYGQVALTGKSVRFENGSEVMNRWFDVYACRTGQPEARKVAIVFKDISDRKRIEAEREQLLQREQTAREAAERANRIKDEFLAVLSHELRSPLNPILGWSSLLQRGNLDATKTATALATIERNARLQAQLIDDLLDISRILSGKLSLNAMSVDLNMVISAALETVRLAAEAKLLQIQTTFSPSQGMVIGDAGRLQQVIWNLLSNAVKFTPQGGQITVKLTQTETHAQIQVTDTGKGINPDFLPYVFEHFRQEDGATTRKFGGLGLGLAIARQVVEMHGGTVTVDSPGIGLGATFTVQIPLAPQLIESPTLDPSPVRDSDLSGIHILVVDDETDSREFVAFVLEQAGAIVTTVASGIDALRAFSQSVPNIIVSDIGMPVMDGYMLMRQIRTLPEGKQIPAIALTAYAGEVDRQQAEAAGFQRHVAKPIEPEVVVAMVVELVSSV, encoded by the coding sequence ATGGGTGAAGTTAGCACATTATCTGAGAATTTGTTTGTGGGTGGTAGCGAGATGGGTGCGCTGATGCGATCGCGCGATTGGTCGCAAACGCCCTTGGGGGCTGTCGAAACCTGGCCTCAAAGCTTACGCACCATTGTGCCTTTAGTCTTGAACTCCCGCTTCCCGATGGTCATTTGGTGGGGGAAAGAATTAGTATTGCTCTACAACGATGCTTGGCAACCCATCCTGGGGACTAAACACCCAAAGGCACTAGGACGACCCGGACAAGAAGTTTGGTTAGAAATTTGGGACATTATTGGGGTGCAGCTAGAGAGCGTACTGGAAACAGCACAGGCAACTTGGTCTGACGATATGCTGCTGCTAGTTGATCGCTACGGATACACCGAGGAAGCTTTTTTCACCTACTCCTACAGCCCAATTTTTCTAGAAACAGGCGAGGTGGGAGGGGCGTTTACGGCTGTGACTGAAACGACCCGACGGGTGATTGGTGAACGGCGGCTCAGAACGTTACGGGAACTCGCTGCTAGTACCGGAGAAGCCAAGTCCGTTGAGGAAACCTGTCGCATGGCCTGCGCCACCCTTGCGAACAATCCTTACGACATTTCCTTTGGTTTGCTGTACCTGGTCGAACAGGAGGGGCAACAAGCTCGGCTGGTGGGAACGGTCAGGATAAACGCTGGGACACCCGCGGGGCCCAAGCTTGTTAACTTGGCTACTGAAGGTGATTGCTGGAAGTTTGCACAGGTTAAAAAGACTGGGGATGCTGAGATTATTGATGAATTAATCACCCGGTTTGGGATGCTCTCTGGTGGAGCCTGGGATGAACCGTCGAAGCAGGCGATCGTCTTGCCGATCGCGATGGCGGGTCAAAAGCAGCTATTAGCAGGATTTCTAGTTCTTGGAATTAGCCCTAGACGTGCGTTTGATGATGAATACCGGAGCTTCTTTGACCTGGTAGCCAGCAATATTGCCACAGAAATCGCGAACGCCCAAGCCTATGAAGCAGAACGCAAACGCGCCGAAGCACTGGCAGAACTCGATCGCGCCAAAACCACCTTTTTTAGCAATGTTTCCCACGAATTCCGCACGCCGCTGACCTTAATGCTGTCGCCGTTGGAAGAAACGATCGCGAATTTGAATGGAACAATTCCACCTCAAGAACGCGAACAATTACTACTGGTGCAGCGGAACGGAATGCGGCTGCTCAAACTCGTCAATAGCTTGCTCGATTTTTCACGCATCGAAGCAGGTCGAGTCCAAGCAGCTTTTGAACCTGTAGATTTGCCAACTTATACGGCGGAACTTGCCAGTACGTTTCGCTCGCTGATTGAACGAGCCGGAATGTCGCTGATTGTTGACTGTCCACCCTTGCCCGAAGCGATTTATATCGATCGCGAAATGTGGGAAAAAATCGTTCTCAATCTATTATCAAATGCTTTTAAGTTTACGTTATCTGGCTCAATTACTGTTCGATTGCAGTGGGTAGACTCTCACGTTAAATTATCGGTTGCGGATACAGGAGTCGGCATTCCGCCTGAAGAATTACCGCATTTATTTGAGCGATTTCATCGGGTCAAAAATTCTCAAGGACGGAGTTTTGAAGGCTCTGGCATCGGGCTATCGCTGGTGCAAGAACTCGTCAAACTACATGGGGGAGCGATCGCGGTTTCCAGCACCTTCGGGCAGGGAAGTTGCTTTACGGTGACGATTCCCGCCGGAACTGCTCATCTGCCGCCAGAGCGCATTGGAGCCGATCGCACGTTAGCATCAACGGCGTTAGGGGCAATACCCTATGTCGAAGAAGCTCAACGGTGGTTGCCTGAGAATGGCGATTTTAGATTGCCGATTTTGGATTTTGAATTAGACAATAATCCTACTAACTTAAATCTGGCACCAGCCAATCGGGCAGCTCAATCGAAAATCTTATTGGCAGATGACAACGCTGATATGCGCGACTATATTCGGCGACTCCTAAGCGGTTCTTATACCGTTCAAACCGTCGCCGATGGCGTTGCTGCTTTGACCGCCATTGAGAACAATCCACCTGATTTAGTGTTAAGCGATGTGATGATGCCGGGGATGGATGGGTTTGAGTTGTTGCGATCGCTGCGTTCTAATCCCGCAACCCAAGACATTCCGATCATTCTCTTATCAGCCCGCGCCGGCGAAGAATCCCGCGTTGAAGGACTCGAAGCTGGAGCCAACGACTATCTGATTAAACCGTTCTCGGCGCGTGAACTGCTGGTAAAGGTAGAAGCAAGTTTGAAGCTGGCACGCCTACGACAGGAAGCAACTGTGCGAGAGCGAACCCTTCTGGAGCGCGTGACTGATGCGTTTATGGCATTGGATCTCGACTTTCGCTTTACCTACGCAAACGTTGCCGCACAACGAGTGTCACGAACTCCCTTAGAAGCACTGCTGGGCAAAACGATGTGGGAAGCCTTCCCAGCCACGATCGGCAATCAGTTTGAATTCCAGTATCGCAGAGCGTTGAGCGAGCAGGTGGCGGTGGAATTTGAGGAATATTATCCTCCGTTTGATTTGTGGGTAGAGGTTCACGCTTATCCTTCACCGACTGGATTGTCTGTCTTCTTTCGGGATATCAACGATCGCAAAAAAGTTGAGCAGGAACGAGAACGTTTTCTTGCCCTCGGTTCAGATTTGCAAGTGATTACGGGCATAAACGGCTATTTCCACTGGGTCAGCCCAACCTTTGAACGAATCCTCGGCTGGACATCGGACGAAATGACATCCCGCCCCTGGGCTGAGTTTGTCCACCCAGAAGACCTCAGCGCCTCGGTTTCAGAAGCCGACAGTCTGTTCTCCGGCAACGAAACCTTTACGTTTGAAAACCGTTATCGACACAAAGACGGCTCCTATCGCTGGTTGCTCTGGAACGCCCAGTCGTACCCAGAAGAACAAGTGGTTTACGGCGCTGCCGTTGACATCACCGATCGTAAGCAGGCTGAGGCGACACTGCGCGAGAGTGAGGCGCGGCTGCGATTTATGTTAGATGCCTCCCAAATTGGCGATTGGGATCTCGATCTCACGACGCAGCCTTACACTGCTCATCGATCGCTCAGACACGATCAAATCTTTGGCTATGAGTCGCTGCTGCCGGAATGGAGCTACGACATTTTCTTAACCCACGTTCATCCCGACGATCGCGCCTCTGTGAATGAGAAGTTTCAAGAAACCCTTTCAGCCAATACCAACTGGAACTTTGAATGTCGAATCATCCACGCCGATCAAAGCGTGTATTGGATTTGGGTACGCAGCAGCGTTTATTGTGACTCCAGTGGTACGCCGACTCGGTTGTTAGGAATAGTGATGGATATCACCGATCGCAAACGGGCGGAAGCAGCCTTGCGTGAAACCGAGGAGCAAAGCCGGAATATTCTAGAGAGCATTGGTGAAGCATTCTTTGCCCTGGATGAGAACTGGCGGTTCACCTACGTCAATCAATTTGCCGAAAAACTGGTCGATCGCATTCCGGGTGATTTGATTGGCAAGAATTTATGGGAAGAATACCCAGGGCTGATTGGCAACGAGTTTGAGCCGATCTATTGGAGCGCAATGCGCGATCGCGTGCCTGCCTCACTGACGGCGTTTTATCCCGACCACGATCGTTGGTACGAAGTCCGCAGCTACCCTGCCGCACAGGGAATCACCGTTTATTTTAAGAATGTCACCGATCAAATTCAAGCGGAAGCAGCCCTGCGGCAATCGGAGGAACGCTATCGAACGCTGTTTGAGTCGATCGATGAAGGCTTTTGCATCATTGAAGTGCTGTTTGATGCCAATGACACGCCGATTGACTACCGCTTCTTAGAAATCAATCCTGTCTTCGAGCAACAAACAGCACTTCAACAAGCCGTTGGTAAAACGATGCGTCAGTTAGTTCCAGATATTGAAGACCACTGGATTAAGATTTACGGACAAGTCGCTCTGACGGGTAAATCCGTTCGCTTTGAAAATGGCTCCGAAGTAATGAACCGTTGGTTTGACGTTTATGCTTGCCGCACCGGGCAGCCAGAAGCCCGAAAAGTTGCCATCGTGTTCAAAGATATTAGCGATCGCAAGCGCATCGAAGCTGAACGCGAACAACTCCTGCAACGCGAACAAACTGCACGAGAAGCCGCCGAACGTGCCAACCGCATTAAAGACGAGTTTCTGGCAGTGCTGTCTCATGAGTTGCGATCGCCGCTCAATCCGATTCTCGGCTGGTCGAGCTTGTTACAGCGAGGGAATCTGGACGCTACAAAAACGGCTACCGCCCTTGCCACGATCGAACGCAACGCCCGACTCCAGGCACAACTGATTGATGACCTGCTCGACATCTCCCGCATTCTGAGCGGCAAACTGAGTTTGAATGCGATGTCTGTTGACTTGAATATGGTGATCTCGGCCGCGTTAGAAACCGTTCGACTAGCCGCCGAAGCCAAGTTACTGCAAATTCAAACCACCTTTTCACCCTCTCAGGGAATGGTAATTGGCGATGCCGGGCGTTTGCAGCAAGTAATCTGGAATCTTTTATCCAATGCGGTAAAATTCACCCCTCAAGGCGGGCAAATTACCGTTAAGTTAACCCAAACTGAAACTCATGCCCAGATTCAAGTCACCGATACTGGAAAAGGCATCAATCCTGACTTTCTGCCTTATGTGTTTGAGCATTTTCGGCAAGAGGATGGAGCCACAACTCGTAAATTTGGGGGTTTGGGATTGGGACTGGCGATCGCACGGCAAGTTGTCGAGATGCACGGCGGTACGGTTACAGTAGACAGTCCAGGTATTGGGCTAGGTGCGACATTCACAGTTCAAATTCCCTTGGCACCTCAGTTAATTGAATCACCAACCTTAGATCCATCACCCGTTAGAGATAGTGATTTGAGCGGTATTCACATCTTAGTCGTCGATGACGAAACGGACTCACGAGAGTTTGTGGCTTTTGTTTTAGAACAAGCTGGTGCGATCGTTACCACCGTTGCTTCTGGAATTGACGCACTAAGGGCTTTCTCCCAATCCGTTCCTAACATCATCGTCAGCGATATTGGAATGCCAGTGATGGATGGCTATATGCTGATGCGTCAAATTCGCACACTTCCGGAGGGGAAACAAATTCCTGCGATCGCTCTGACTGCCTATGCCGGAGAAGTCGATCGACAGCAAGCGGAGGCGGCAGGCTTTCAACGTCACGTTGCAAAACCCATTGAGCCAGAGGTCGTAGTGGCGATGGTCGTCGAATTAGTATCATCAGTCTAA